DNA sequence from the Cyprinus carpio isolate SPL01 chromosome A9, ASM1834038v1, whole genome shotgun sequence genome:
GAAGCCCCATCACTACtactttttttatgattaagCTTAGTCTGTGTTGAACCTGTGATATTCCTTTAATGAAACATCAAATTGTGTGGTAAGGCCTTCATGATTAAGTACCACTAAAAGGTCCTTAATTTCCAGTCATACAGAACAATGTTGTTATTAACATTGCTTCTGGAGAATAATCTTAAACTGCTAAGGTTTAAAGTTATTTCCACTAGTTCATTAGACCACAGCACTCATCAGCACACATCATCCTTTGTTTCAACATATTGGTCACTAATTTTGGGGAACGGTTTAAATCTACTATTGCATATATTTCTcataaatttaactgaaataattgtGAGAAAGTTTGCATAAACTCCTCTTGACCTGGCCTTTTGCTATGGAGCAGTTTGATACTGAAACGTCAGTATTGATGCTTCATTGTCAAACTGGTGCAAAAACACAATTTGGGTTGCTTTAGTGAAATGTTCATGCAACTGTCCTAGCTGCAATTCTGTATTTCTTGCCAATAGCAGAACACCTGCAAAGCTAATCAGAGCAATGAAGGCCAGTCCCAAACCCCAGGCCAGTCTCTTCCCTCTCATATGGTCTCTGGCCAGACTGATGACCAGTCCATCCCAGCCAAAAGGAAGAGGACCGCTAGTCCAGCCAGGGTACTAAAGGACAGCATATTAGTTTGTTTAATCTATTACAACTGTCATGCAATGTTTGATTATTTACGAGTTGCTCATCTCACCATCAGAATTCACCTGATTCCTGGGCAAATGTTCCAGGTCATCATCAAGTCCCCAACTGGAGTTTAACCCCACAGAAGCTTCAGGTCGGTTGCTCATTCTGGGTGTTTCTACATCTGTAAACggttcagctttgctatcacaggaacaaattacattttaaaatatattaaaacagataacagttcttttaaattgtaataatatttcacaatataactgtattttatattcGATTACATGCAGCCTTGGTAGACATaagaaacttataaaaaaaaaaaaaaaaaaaataaatcataaaaaaaaaatcaggattccTATGACCCAAAGCAAACtactctgtttttttgtttgtttgttttttttttactcagctTCTGGAACAGTTACGGACCAACAGGGCTAATCTGAAGCCAGTGCAACTGCAGATGCTGGAACAGTTGGAAAAGCAGCTCAGTCTAATGCAACAGAATCAGCAGGTATGGAGCATGTAAAGTGGTGCATAGCAGACTGCAAACTTTTTGGTAGATTTTAACATTGATGGTTTGCCATCACTCTTGCTCTGCCCAACAGACAAGGCTGAATGCTATGGGTCAGATACGACCCAGTGTGTCCAATGGTCCTATAGCTGACCCCTCACTGCCTATGAACTCTAATTCCACATCCTCCTCTCACCATCCACACATTGCTCTTTCCCGCACTCCCTCCGCCCACTCACGATGCGCTGCTCAGCCAATAGCCAATGGACCTGTCCCTGCAAGCCCCGCCTCATGCACGGCTGGAACCCTGGGTAACACAGATGCCGTCTCTGTGGGCAATAATCACCTCCCAGGAACGGGGAGCAACGGAAACGTGCCTTACTTGCGGCAAAACGCACTACCTCATAACTGCACAACCCCCACCAGCAGCAGCATGGATGATGAACCGTGGAAAAGCCAACACATCAACTCCACTCAGGTGAGATTATAATGTCCTGatcattattataatgttatgtacaATATTAAAGTTCTTTAGAGTCGTTCTGTGGCAAATCAACCACATTTCAGAAACTTCTCCAGCTCAAAATTTGgatctttttttcatttcatggaTAAATATTTACTGAGTAGTCCACTATTTTGTAGAACCGGGTTCAAAATTACAATTTCTTCCtgagatttggagccaaattacagAGGGGtaaaatgactttagaaagattGCGTAATTATTTTTAGTGTAAAAATAGGGTAAATGAGCAGGCACAATTATATATTCAATATCAAATACCAATAGATTGTGCTTCTCTAGTTTTAATTCTTAAGGTAGAATGTAAGATGTATTTCACTGCTTAACCCAGTATTCCTTTCACTTTGTCTTTGCAGGGGCTTCAGAAGAGTCCAGGTTCATGTTCTGCAGGTCCTAATGGCGAGCAGCCTTTCTCTTCCGCTGGGACTTCCCAGCCTACCCCGGCAGCCGGCACTGGCGTTCCAAATCAGGACGGACGTTCGGCTACAGCCAGCGACACGTTAGCACCAGAGGCCAGTCACAATCACCTCCCCTCCCCTAGCTCGCCTCACTCTGCTACCTCAGGTAGACAGCAAGGCATGGTTCACACCAAAGAGAGCAAGCCTTCAGGAAATGGGCATTCCGCAGGGACGCCTAACAGCACTGCCACTGCAGAAGGACTGCCTAATCACGTCCATCAGGGCCAAGCAGACGCTGCTGGGGCGAAACCCTGCTCACCAGGTGTACTTAGTTCAGACAATCCTCAGCTCTCTGCCTTGCTGATTGGAAAAGCCaatgatagtaataatagtaattgcGGTGGATTGATGGCTGCCGGCACAAAGGTTAACAACGTTCACCCAAGTCTGCACTCGGGGCTTAAGGCGCAGGAAAATTCGGTGGCCTCCTCCCCGTGTTCTGCCATGTCCACAGCCACACCCTCACCCAAATCTGCAGACCATCACAGCACTCAGAACAGTGTTAACAGCCTTAACAGCCCCACGCTCAATGGCAAAGGTCTGGAGGACTCTCAGAGCCCCTTGAAGGTGGCATCTCCACTGGTTTGTCATAAACCCACGCCTCCCTCGTTCGCCCCGTGGTCCTCTGTCTCCATCTACCCCAGCTCCAGTGATGTGCTCAAAGCATGCAGGTAAGTTACTCATTCCTGCATGCATTTGATGCTAGTTGTGCAGAATTCCAAACAgatttcttgacaggttttgtgctgtttttttttggttatggttATGCTAAGCCACCTTAACAGGAttatcagctttttttttgtgtgcatgtaaTTATATTGCCACACCACATCATCACCTTTTCTGGCGTAATACAAATCCATCCTAGTTGGTTTGGtttaaaactgctgtaaaatgaTGTTTTAGGCTGATGACTTGatgtattgttttgatttgtgctAGAAGGAGATTTGCAGTGGTGAGCTGTTAATTATTTGGAAGGTAGTTGATGTACTGCTTTtgtttagtattatattttttattgtattatattttgtcattttataagcTTTGGCGGGAAATGGCATGTGACTTGTCTACTAACTCTGTTTGGGGTGTGTCTGTAAAATATACAGCTGTGTGGTTCTCTTCAAGGTGGCTTATGATTGCTTTCAATACACTGCCAATATAGTAGCTATATACAGAATACGGGAcggtcagtgtgttttttttttttttttgagaaattttacagaaacttttattcagcaaggatgcactaaattgttcaaaagtaacagtaaagatataAGTTTGCAAACAATTCTATTTCAGATTAAtatttgctgttcttttgaactttcttttcatcaaaaaatcttggGGAAATGTTTCAAGGTTTCCACAGAAATGtggcacaacagttttcaactgATAATTATAAGATATGTTTTGTGACactaagtatataatatatttaataatattaaggtttttactgttttttgatcaagtaaatatAGCCAactttttgaatagtagtgtatgcACAGTTTTATTTATGCAGTGCTAATTTCATATGCATTTAACCTATCTAGTGACTAGCAATAAGCAAGACTGATATATTCCTGCTtgcaaaatattttctatgccaaagcatgttaaaaaaaatgctattccATCATTAAAATACCACACTACTCTACAACACCGAGACTAAGCTGCAGAAAATGTCAAGCTTGTCAGTTTTCACAATCACCAAGGTTCCGCTTCTAAACAAATACCAGCATGACTATGCTCCAGCCTCACAGCTGTAATTATTCTGAGAAATTTTAGTTACCGAACTTTTGACCCTCTGGCATGTTGGTTAAAGTGGGACATTTCGTCAGTGCTTACAGTCTTATTAGACTGTTTGTTTTGATTGGAGTGGCTGTTAATGGGGAAGGACATTGCCAGTGTGTCTCTAGTGAGCTGGCTTGTGGCTCCACCTGTGTCTAGAAAGCAACAGCACATGTGCTGACCCTCAGTGTCCCTGTCATGTAGACAAGAATACGTCATAGATTACAGTCTTCACCGCAGCATGCAGTCTATTTAAATGAGATTTGGATATAAatgatgtatttatattatattatattatattatattatatttatattatattatattatattatattatattatattatattatattatatacagccATCTGGATGTGCTAATTATTATctcatgaaaattattttacagaaaccTTGGGAAGAATGGTGTGTCCAGTAACAGCATTTTGCTGGACAAGAGTCCCCCTCCACGGTTACCACCTGCACCCTTCCCTCCTCTGCCAAAGGACAAGCTCAATCCTCCCACTCCTAGTATTTATGTGAGTGAAACATCATCAACATCTGACATGGTGCAGCCTGGATGCTCTTTATCTACTTTTATAGTATTACTGCTGTCATGCTATTTACCAGTCAAAAATACAAGGCAAAAAAGTACAGTTGCACCGATTAAAAGCATTTGTTGCCATGGGAAAGAAGTAAACTTTGTTTGACCTTAATTTATGCTTGCACTTTTACACCCTTTTTTCAATTCCAAGCTTTTTTTCTCCAGTCACCTAAACCAACTTTTTAAATCCTTGGCAGTTGGAGAACAAGAGGGACGCTTTCTTTCCACCTCTACACCAGTTCTGCACAAATGCAGCCAACCCCGTTACAGTGATCCGTGGCCTGGCTGGAGCCCTCAAACTAGGTTAGAGTGTGTTTCTGGGTGCTTGTGCACATTTGAGTGCTTGCCAAAGTACAGCATACGTGTGAGCActgatctgttttttgtttttttggttttttttgacattttatgggTTTTGTTGTGTATCAGCACCTTTGTTTAAATGATTATGTTGTAGTTTTGTAACTGAGCACTTGGTCAGACATTTAACTAACACCACTACAGGCTGAGTTTCACACACATTTCAGGATGATTTGGGTGTAAATGACAACAGCACCATCTGCATGTTGAATGTGGCATTACATGGGAGCATCcccaccacagaaaaaaacagcagcagtaGCAGCGTTCTTCTTAAATGGAGTTTTTATGTACCTGCTTTTCAAACCTCATAATTGACATGATGGAATATATTATTTTGCTGTGATATGGGCTCTAATGGTCACCTTACTACAAAAAGTAGAAGTATTTTAGGAAAAACtgacattaaattttaaaattagattCAGACTGATATTGTATCCTTGTAATTGTGTTGTCATGGTCTATCAATGTCAGagcttttatgtattttgtattctCCTGTCATGTTAAGTGACCTTTTTATTGCATAGTAAAAAAAGGGTTGTTTGTCcatatttttctacattttagcCCCAAACTGTGTTTAAGGGTTTTGAAACCTAAACTTCATGTTCACGTTTGATTCACAATTGTATCCTTTTGTTGTCTTTTGCTGAAAATATTAATCACACATTCCCTTCAAAACCATgccttaaaaatgcaaaaaaaaaatgaccctcttttgaaataacaataataaaataataagaattattatttttttttaataattaaatgttttggtgTCTTTCTCTTCATGTCAGATCTAGGATTGTTCTCTACCAAGACTCTGGTGGAGGCCAACCCAGAGCACCTGGTGGAGGTGAGGACTCAGTTATCTCAGCCCACTGATGAGAACTGGGATGTGACGGGAAGCAGGAAGATGTGGAGTTTTGAGAGCAGCCGGTCTCACACCACCATCGCCAGATACGCTCAGTACCAGGCCTCGTCTTTCCAGGAATCGTTGCGGGTGAGTTGTCATAATTCACACGTTaagggaaaaaaacatgcaatccTAAAATGTTGAGAGAATAATTCATCAGTGGCATCAGTTTAACATTGCTTTAGAATTCTTGGTcgtaacacacaaaaaaaataatggctAGAATCTTGCGCTCTTGATTGTCCATTCACTCTAAAGTGGGGCCAGTATGTCAACAATCAACATTTCCTCCTCATGCCAGGAGTTtgagtgtatgtatgtttttgtgtcaTGCCATTTTGGAAGTTTTTGCAGTCGTACTAAGTCACAGAAGTGAACCATTATTAATGACCTATGAATTGGtcaaaatgtgtatgtgtgcgttTGCTCAGTCCCTTTCCTGATAAGCGTGACTGACATGCTGCAGCAGAGAGAATTTATATCTCCTTTCTGCTCGCAAAAATTTGACTCCTGAGTTCTTTTGAACCTTTGCATTACAGTCGTAAAACAAATAGGTGCATGTTGGTGCTCTGTGTTGGAagcaaagctacatttttcaaTTCCAAAGTACATTTTGCCATCTTTTACGTTGTTGTTACCTAGCAAAGATGATAAACATCTCCCGCTATGATGACACAAACGTACAGGGGTTCGGAACCAAAAACTACCTGTGTGAAAACAAAGCGGAGGGGGCAGCAATTGAACTCTGGTTCGGACCAAGCAATCAAACCAAGTGTTAAAGCACCCAAAGACAGACACTGAATGCTGTTGATACTGTGAAACACTTCATGATTGGTGCTTGGATTCTAATGGttgctttttcacattttgtatCTAACAGgaggaaaatgaaaagaaagggCAGAAAGACCACTCAGACACAGAATCTGCTCCATCAGAAAAGTAAGTCCATGTTCAATTAAAgtctaaatgttttaaacattttcgaCAAAACCATAGTCTTTAACTGGAGcctgtgtttgtttcagtgtggTCCGCAGAAGAAGAGGTCCCTTTAAGCACATCAAGTTTGGGACCAACATTGACTTgtcagatgagaaaaagtaagtGCTCACTGGTTTTGTTCTACATGAACTAGAAAGTTGCAGATCTGCTTGTATGCATTAAAGTCCCAAAGTCATTGTGAAGCCAAAACttgttaaatgaaaatgcatttgcagGCACAACATTTGGTTGTAAAATTGCAGATATAGGCACAGCTGTGATCAAGCATTGGTAGGGCCAATATGACAGtgtatatatactaccattcaaccagacaaaatactatcaaaaacagtaacaatgtaaattatgattacagtttaaccctcatgttgtgttcctGTCGTTTTGACTAACAGCGATTTcctttttcctgaaaatgctagTTATTGTTATCACATTGGACTTAACTTACTGACTCTGAGGTGGAAAAGCTTAGATCAGTGAGCCTTACAACCAATcttaattgaaaaaaattgacaaacattgaatccaagatttggtgataatttatcataatgagagatttacaagcaatttttaaaaacccGGTAATTTTTGTACCAGTAACACTAAATaaggtaaaggattttcagcacaaaGGTTAAAGtagctgtattttaaaatgatgattttaaaatgtgaactTTTTAGCTTTGATTGTAGACTGGAGTGTTGAATAGAGCTTGTTgtataatctataaaaaaaatcctcCCAATGTGCTAATTTTATAATTGGGAAAGTTTCTTGTTAAATAAGAGACATTTTTTCTTAGTAGAAAATGTGTTCCATGAAGTGTGGAATAGCTACAgtgtctttttctgtttctgaagtATTGATTACGCTTACTTcttgtaatttgtttaaaatagaattggttaacaatcatttttaacaaatgtCTTTAATCAATTTGATGAATTCTAGGATAATAGTCACCTACCAGAATCTGAAATAACTAATCTTTTAAACACTTCTTTAATGGTGAAAAGGCACTATTTCATGATGTGCTTAACACCCTTAAACAGTAATGAAATTACTTTAATGCACACCACATGTGGTTTAGTGCTTCATCAAGATGCTCTAGAGAGTTTCATTGAAATCTGAAGGAGATTTGTGTGAGTGTTAAATGGGCCTTTTCAGACCTCTTGCAGagctcagacagacagagagacatgtTAGGTCACTGCATCTGACCTCTCCGCCCTGTGGCCTTGCAGGTGGAAGCTGCAGCTGGCTGAGTTGAGTAAGCTGCCTGCCTTCGTGCGGGTGGTGTCTGCAGGGAATCTGCTCAGTCATGTGGGCCACACCATTCTCGGCATGAACACAGTCCAGCTGTATATGAAGGTCCCAGGCAGCAGGACACCAGGTCAGCTCATTGGCATGCCAGCACATACACATCTCGCCATGCTTTACAGAGTCAGCGCTCAAATACAGACGTTACAGAGCTGAATGTAGGGATGGTAATAAAAATACTAAGCGATTTCTTTTTTCCATTCAGGTCATCAAGAAAATAACAACTTCTGCTCTGTGAACATAAACATCGGCCCTGGAGATTGTGAATGGTTTGCCGTTCCTGAGCCGTACTGGGGTGTCATGAATGACTTCTGTGAAAAGTAAGCACAATCAAAAATGCTTTAATTCTACTAAAACACCATACTTTGggtttaatgtaaaatatgaattttagCAAGTTTGTATGGCTTGCATATGTACTGACTGACATATTCTTTATGCAGGAATAATATAAATTACCTAATGGGCTCATGGTGGCCAAATCTAGAGGATTTGTATGAGGCCAATGTTCCAGTGTATCGCTTTATCCAGCGACCAGGTGATCTGGTCTGGCTCAATACAGGCACTGTGCATTGGGTTCAGGCTATCGGCTGGTGCAACAACATTGCCTGGAATGTAGGACCACTCACTGGTAAATAGTTGCTTATCATATCACTGCTGTCGGACCTCTGGATCTGTTCTAAAACCTTGTGAGCTGCTGATGACCTAATGcctacatatatttaatttaaaaaatctttaaaaaaaatgctgtcttggtaggcagctcacttggttttaaatgttaaaagtttgaAGAAAGCAATGTTTTACAGCCTTGTAAAGTGAAATATAATATCAGTATTACTGTTATTTAGGTGCTTTACTCTAaaccttaaattaaaatgtagttcATCTATTTGTTAATTGATCAAAGTCTAATTCTTATCTGTTCTTCATCAGTGCATCAGTACAAGTCAGCTGTGGAACGCTATGAGTGGAACAAACTCCAGAGTGTCAAATCCATTGTTCCCATGATTCACCTCTCTTGGAACATGGCCAGGAACATCAAAGTGTCAGACCTCAAACTCTTTGAGATGATCAAGTGAGTCTACTCAACCACATTTACGATTGTGGTTCTTTGAGAAGTCACAATGAGAAAGTTTTATCTTGACTGAAATCTCAAGCAGATAAACGGAATTGTTAAATAAGGTTTGTTCCTCCTCCTCAGGTACTGTTTGTTTAGGACACTAAAGCAGTGTCAGACGTTAAGGGAGGTACTTATTGCTGCTGGAAAAGAGCTAGTTTGGCATGGAAGGACCAAGGACGAACCTGCTCACTACTGTAGCATCTGTGAGGTGTGTATTCTTCACCAAcgttttttagatttaaaatttaaataataaaaaatagttttacacTCGAAATAAATGGTTGCACGTTTGTTGggtcagtggtagagcattgtgttagcagcgcaaaaggttgtgggatcgattcccagggaacacaggttaggtaaaaaatgttagcctgaatgcactgtaagtcgctttggataaaagcgtctcctaaatgcataaatgtaaattaaattctaaaattgcATGGAAAGTCATGAAAATCTCAAGTATTTAAGtataatatttaaagtatttctaGTTATGCTCAGCTCTCAAATATTTATTTGGCTTAAAATTTCACTTTGCAAATGTGATctctatttaaaatgatttttgaaaattcttATCCTTTGATCACAAACAATTAGAAGCGTCATGAAAAATTAAGTGCTTATAAAAGACCTCCGTGTTTATTCTACGTCTTACTTATCATGGCAATCATGTTGAGATCACGGATAAAAAATATGCCTGTAATGTTGAAtgttgaaatataatcatttttagaTTTAAGCATTTCTTTATTCAGCAAATTTTATACAAGGCTTTATTTATAGATCCTTGAATGTTTGTTATAGAAATTTCATATAAGGCTTTAAGTTAACATTCAAAGTTTGTCTTAACACTTTGCTTACCATTaggtaattaatattattcattaggtaattgatattacagaaaatacatatttttacctgttttttttcccattaaaaactacagttaatggttttatttgtttatatttcagtttgttttttatcttcCCATTTTACATTCTCATTTGATTGGATCTTTTCTATTCAtgcatatgttttaatatatacatgtatatatgtatttatccCAGGTGGAGGTCTTTGACCTGCTGTTTGTCACCAGTGAGAGCAACTCACGTAAGACATACGTGGTGCACTGCCAGGGCTGTGCTCGGAGATGCAGCCCAAACCTTGAGAACTTTGTGGTTTTAGAGCAGTACAGAATAGAGGACCTCATGCAAGTGTATGACCAATTCACATTAGTAAGTCTCAAAGCCCTTATCTAGAGAAGACCTTGCCTTCCATAGATCTCTGCATAAACCTTTTCTATCACCTTTCTTATATTTGTATGATTAATAGTCTCCGATAGCAAGAAATGAGCGTGCTTAATGTCTTCTGGCTCTTTCCACAGGCCCCACCCCTGCCCTCCTCCTCCTCAACTTGACGTTAACATTAAATATTCCTCGGATAACACCCTGGAACGCAACACATCTCTTTCTGATATTCAGGAGACCTGACCCAGTTCCACACCACTGGTTTCTGTAGCAAACCCTACAAGGCTGCTGGTTCTAAGCTGTTTGTCTATGCAACCTTGCCAAGTATGGAGTTTCAGCCCACTGGAGTGGGATCGTCTCCATCTTCAGGACTGTTTCAGCTTGTTCAGCACCACTTCTCTTTGAAACACAAACTACAAATGGACTAATTGTTGAGGAAAAATGGTTTTGTGTATATACCACAAATGGCAAAATCACTCAAAACTACTGactcttcctttttcttttactgttgctttaatcctttttttttttttttgtcctcttctGTACTTCACATACGAGCTAATACATGATTTTCTTTGAATCATGTTTCCTCTTATGTTCTACCGTAGCTGGACTTTTTTGTTCAACATTTTCTTTAAgtaacaaaaaaagagaaagtttgtaatgtgaattttttttttcctttttaaaaatgttttgtctttttcttaaGGAAAAAGTTAAGTTGGGGGGAATAGCCAAGTCACAAAGAAAAATGGGTTGCACATAGACTAAGGAATAaactttaatttgtatttttttttttttttttttgtgttatatttctAATCTTGTAAATTTacactatttataaatatttattgcttggaaaatatttgttgatggaatgctgttatttttttttccagagttcCTGCCATTAAATTTTATGGAGTAATGTCATTTTGAACATTtctctttttacattttctatacaTGAATAAAACTGCTTAGCGAGCATTGTACAGAAACATGAAGATTGATATGGTTTATGGGTTACTAATCAGAGTTGTCTTTGTAATTAAATGATTCTTTTGTGATGAAATTCCTTGTCTCGTCCAtcaaatataatatgtatacaatttgaatagactttttttttttttttttttttttttttgcataatatgtCTCGAGGTTTGTTTGCTTTGATAATATAAAGATCCTTCACTGGATATATACTGATTACTGATGATGTTACGCAATCCATTTCATGTCGTGGACTGTATCTCTGACCTTTATGCTgtcagccttaaagggatagtccacccaaaaatgaaaattctgtcatttactcactttcttattattccaaacctgtgtatGACCACCTTCTGCCAAacaaaatagatattttgaagaagacCATTGgggaccattgacttccattgtatggaaaaaaaaaaaaaaaaaaaaaaaaaattaaatattgtctatgttccacagaagaaaaagtcacAAGTTTAGAAACAaggtgagggtgagtaaaagataacagaattttcatttctgggtgaactatccctcttaAGTGTGTAGTTTTGGTCTAGACTAGAACTTGTCACTATAGAGGCATTCAGGATACCTGTACCCATAGAGAGCACTGCATGGCCTTAATGTCTGTAAAATGTCTTTTAAGGTTTGGACGGCAGCAATTATTCTTTGGTCAGACTGAGATTGGTCTGCACAGATAGCGAGAGCACTGACTGCTTCTTTGGGAAGATGACTTGACTGCACATCATTAGGCAAGAGCAGATTGTTAATGACATGTTTGCAAAGTAGAATAAAACTCTGTGC
Encoded proteins:
- the LOC109047674 gene encoding lysine-specific demethylase 6A-like isoform X2, whose protein sequence is MHFGVPATYDSLCRGQCEKGGVQRKLFSVYSFFFFPAFRSTQKGARLAVRKYFRWSFLSMKSCGVSVAAVARAAAADGDEERKMAAGTASETEEDFPKLTPQEKDRLASVDSTLFGFQRLHEDGARTKALLLKAVRCYDVYILKAEGKVEPEVFCQLGHFNLLLEEYPKALSAYQRYYSLQSDYWKNAAFLYGLGLVYFHYNAFHWAVQHTPSDAHSGQRRAIKAFQEVLYIDPSFSRAKEIHLRLGLMFKVNTDYESSLKHFQLALIDSTPCTLSKAEIQFHIAHLYEIQKKYRIAKEAYESLLQTENLPAQVKATTLQQLGWMHHTVEQLGDKANKSSYAIQCLQKSLEADPNSGQSWYFLGRCYSSIGKVQDAFISYRQSIDKSEASADTWCSIGVLYQQQNQPMDALQAYICAVQLDHSHAAAWMDLGTLYESCNQPQDAIKCYINATCSKSCSNIPTLTARIKCLQAQLCNLPQGSLPSKSKMLPSIEEAWSLPIPAELTSRQGALNTTQQNTCKANQSNEGQSQTPGQSLPSHMVSGQTDDQSIPAKRKRTASPARNSPDSWANVPGHHQVPNWSLTPQKLQLLEQLRTNRANLKPVQLQMLEQLEKQLSLMQQNQQTRLNAMGQIRPSVSNGPIADPSLPMNSNSTSSSHHPHIALSRTPSAHSRCAAQPIANGPVPASPASCTAGTLGNTDAVSVGNNHLPGTGSNGNVPYLRQNALPHNCTTPTSSSMDDEPWKSQHINSTQGLQKSPGSCSAGPNGEQPFSSAGTSQPTPAAGTGVPNQDGRSATASDTLAPEASHNHLPSPSSPHSATSGRQQGMVHTKESKPSGNGHSAGTPNSTATAEGLPNHVHQGQADAAGAKPCSPGVLSSDNPQLSALLIGKANDSNNSNCGGLMAAGTKVNNVHPSLHSGLKAQENSVASSPCSAMSTATPSPKSADHHSTQNSVNSLNSPTLNGKGLEDSQSPLKVASPLVCHKPTPPSFAPWSSVSIYPSSSDVLKACRNLGKNGVSSNSILLDKSPPPRLPPAPFPPLPKDKLNPPTPSIYLENKRDAFFPPLHQFCTNAANPVTVIRGLAGALKLDLGLFSTKTLVEANPEHLVEVRTQLSQPTDENWDVTGSRKMWSFESSRSHTTIARYAQYQASSFQESLREENEKKGQKDHSDTESAPSENVVRRRRGPFKHIKFGTNIDLSDEKKWKLQLAELSKLPAFVRVVSAGNLLSHVGHTILGMNTVQLYMKVPGSRTPGHQENNNFCSVNINIGPGDCEWFAVPEPYWGVMNDFCEKNNINYLMGSWWPNLEDLYEANVPVYRFIQRPGDLVWLNTGTVHWVQAIGWCNNIAWNVGPLTVHQYKSAVERYEWNKLQSVKSIVPMIHLSWNMARNIKVSDLKLFEMIKYCLFRTLKQCQTLREVLIAAGKELVWHGRTKDEPAHYCSICEVEVFDLLFVTSESNSRKTYVVHCQGCARRCSPNLENFVVLEQYRIEDLMQVYDQFTLAPPLPSSSST
- the LOC109047674 gene encoding lysine-specific demethylase 6A-like isoform X4 translates to MHFGVPATYDSLCRGQCEKGGVQRKLFSVYSFFFFPAFRSTQKGARLAVRKYFRWSFLSMKSCGVSVAAVARAAAADGDEERKMAAGTASETEEDFPKLTPQEKDRLASVDSTLFGFQRLHEDGARTKALLLKAVRCYDVYILKAEGKVEPEVFCQLGHFNLLLEEYPKALSAYQRYYSLQSDYWKNAAFLYGLGLVYFHYNAFHWAIKAFQEVLYIDPSFSRAKEIHLRLGLMFKVNTDYESSLKHFQLALIDSTPCTLSKAEIQFHIAHLYEIQKKYRIAKEAYESLLQTENLPAQVKATTLQQLGWMHHTVEQLGDKANKSSYAIQCLQKSLEADPNSGQSWYFLGRCYSSIGKVQDAFISYRQSIDKSEASADTWCSIGVLYQQQNQPMDALQAYICAVQLDHSHAAAWMDLGTLYESCNQPQDAIKCYINATCSKSCSNIPTLTARIKCLQAQLCNLPQGSLPSKSKMLPSIEEAWSLPIPAELTSRQGALNTTQQNTCKANQSNEGQSQTPGQSLPSHMVSGQTDDQSIPAKRKRTASPARNSPDSWANVPGHHQVPNWSLTPQKLQLLEQLRTNRANLKPVQLQMLEQLEKQLSLMQQNQQTRLNAMGQIRPSVSNGPIADPSLPMNSNSTSSSHHPHIALSRTPSAHSRCAAQPIANGPVPASPASCTAGTLGNTDAVSVGNNHLPGTGSNGNVPYLRQNALPHNCTTPTSSSMDDEPWKSQHINSTQGLQKSPGSCSAGPNGEQPFSSAGTSQPTPAAGTGVPNQDGRSATASDTLAPEASHNHLPSPSSPHSATSGRQQGMVHTKESKPSGNGHSAGTPNSTATAEGLPNHVHQGQADAAGAKPCSPGVLSSDNPQLSALLIGKANDSNNSNCGGLMAAGTKVNNVHPSLHSGLKAQENSVASSPCSAMSTATPSPKSADHHSTQNSVNSLNSPTLNGKGLEDSQSPLKVASPLVCHKPTPPSFAPWSSVSIYPSSSDVLKACRNLGKNGVSSNSILLDKSPPPRLPPAPFPPLPKDKLNPPTPSIYLENKRDAFFPPLHQFCTNAANPVTVIRGLAGALKLDLGLFSTKTLVEANPEHLVEVRTQLSQPTDENWDVTGSRKMWSFESSRSHTTIARYAQYQASSFQESLREENEKKGQKDHSDTESAPSENVVRRRRGPFKHIKFGTNIDLSDEKKWKLQLAELSKLPAFVRVVSAGNLLSHVGHTILGMNTVQLYMKVPGSRTPGHQENNNFCSVNINIGPGDCEWFAVPEPYWGVMNDFCEKNNINYLMGSWWPNLEDLYEANVPVYRFIQRPGDLVWLNTGTVHWVQAIGWCNNIAWNVGPLTVHQYKSAVERYEWNKLQSVKSIVPMIHLSWNMARNIKVSDLKLFEMIKYCLFRTLKQCQTLREVLIAAGKELVWHGRTKDEPAHYCSICEVEVFDLLFVTSESNSRKTYVVHCQGCARRCSPNLENFVVLEQYRIEDLMQVYDQFTLAPPLPSSSST